CTGCATTGCCTGGTAAAACAACCGGCGTTCTACCGTGTTGTCGTTGTACTGCAGGAATGCGCCTACAAGATCCTGTGCGCCTTCAAATGACTTCAGGGCAAGCTGGATCAGCAATTTCAATTCCAGCACCGTCAGCTGGCCCCATACTGTGTTCTCATCGAACTCAATGCCGATTAGCGTCGCAATATCGGAGTATTCATCGAGTTCGCTGTTTTCCAGCCGTTCCAGCAGTGCTGAAAGCCCTGCATCATCGAGCTGATGCAGGTTGAGGATGTCCGCGCGGAACAGCAGCGCCTTGTTGGTGTTGTCCCATACCAGATCCTCGATGGGATAGACTTCGGAGTAACCGGGCACCACAATCCTGCACGCCGTGGCGCCCAGATGCTGGTAGACCGCCACATAAGCCTCTTTCTCCATCTCTGCCAGAATGCCAAACAGGGTTGCTGCTTCATCGGCATTGGAGCTTTCGCCCTGGCCTGAAAAATCCCATTCAACGAAGTCGTAGTCGGCCTTTGCACTGAAAAAGCGCCATGAGATGACGCCGCTGGAATCGATGAAGTGCTCGACAAAGTTATTCGGCTCGGTGACTGCGTGACTTACAAACGTTGGCGGCGGCAGGTCGTTGAGGCCTTCAAAACTGCGCCCTTGCAGTAATTCCGTCAAACTGCGTTCCAGCGCCACTTCCAGGCTCGGATGCGCGCCAAACGATGCAAACACGCCGCCGGTACGGGGATTCATGAGCGTGACGCACATTACAGGATACTGGCCGCCGAGCGACGCATCCTTCACCAGCACCGGAAATCCTTGCTCTTCCAGCCCATTGATGCCGGCCACGATGCCAGGATATTTGGCCAGCACTTCCTGCGGCACATCTGGCAAGGCGACTTCGCTTTCGATAATTTCGCGCTTGACCGCCCTTTCAAAAATCTCGGACAGGCACTGCACCTGCGCTTCGGCGAGCGTGTTCCCGGCGCTCATGCCGTTGCTGCCGTAAAGATTTTCCACCAGATTGGACGGGAAATAGACCACCTGGCCGTCGGACTGGCGCACGAACGGCAATGAACAAATGCCGCGATCCATATTGCCGGAGTTGGTGTCATACAGATGCGTTCCCAGTAACTCGCCATCCGGATTGTAAATATCGATGCAATAGTCATCGAGAATCTCGGCTGGCAGCGCATCTTTCGGGCCCGGCTTGAACCAGCGCTCGTCCGGGTAATGCACGAACGGCGCCGTCGCAATGTCCTCGCCCCAGTAGGCGCCGGCGTAGAAATGGTTGCAGTTGATCCGCTCGATATACTCGCCCAGGGCCGAGGCCAATGCGCTTTCCTTGGTGGCGCCCTTGCCGTTGGTGAAGCACATCGGGGAATGGGCGTCGCGGATATGCAGCGACCATACGTTGGGAACGATATTGCGCCACGATGCGATTTCAATCTTGATGCCCAGACGCGCCAGCACCGATGACATGTTGGCTATGGTCTGCTCAAGTGGGAGGTCTTTGCCGACAATATAGGTAGCCGAATCGGACCCGGTTTCAAGGCGCAAGAGCGCCTGCGCATCGGCGTCGAGATTGTCGACTTCTTCAATCACGAATTCGGGACCGCATTGCACAACTTTCTTCACGGTGCAGCGGTCAATCGAACGCAGGATGCCCTGGCGGTCCTTGTCTGAAATATCGGCCGGCAGCTCCACCTGGATCTTGAATATCTGCTGATAGCGATTTTCAGGATCGACGATATTGTTTTGCGACAGGCGGATGTTTTCAGTCGAGATATTGCGGGTATCGCAATACAGCTTCACGAAATAGGCAGCGCACAAGGCCGACGACGCGAGGAAATAGTCGAACGGGCCAGGCGCCGAGCCGTCGCCCTTGTAGCGGATGGGCTGGTCGGCAATGACCGTGAAATCGTCGAATTTCGCTTCCAGACGAAGCTTGTCGAGAAAGTTGACCTTAATTTCCATGAGGGTTCCAGATTGATGCGTCGATGATGTAGCCGCTATTATCCTTTATTTGGCGTGCCGCCAAGGATTGATCCCCTCCTCTGCTTACCCGCGCCCCTGTTCGAGGGATATGGCAACGTTGACAAGGCACTGCTGCATCCGCTACTGTGACGCGGATCTTCATAAAAGGAACGCCTTGGATCTGCGTGACGCCACTGCTGACGATGCCCCGGCAATCGTCGTCATCTACAACCATTACGTCCTCAACACGACGATCAGTTTTGAAGAGTCTGTCGTTACCGAGGCAGACATGCGCGCGCGCATTGAAGCGGTGCGCGATAGCGGCCTGCCCTGGATCGTGGCAACGGAGGGTGGTGAGATTGTGGGTTATGCCTACGCGACCAAGTGGCGTGTGCGCCATGCCTATCGCTTTTCGGTCGAAAGTTCGGTGTATGTGGCCAACAATGTCGCGCGCAAGGGAATTGGATGCGCGCTGTACACGGCGCTGATGGCCCAGCTGCGTGACTCAGGCGTGCACCTTGTCATAGGCGGCATTGCCCAGCCCAATCCCGCCAGCGTCGCCCTTCACGAACGCATGGGTTTCGTGAAGGTAGCGCTGTTTGAGGAAGTCGGCTTCAAGTTTGGCCGCTGGATTGACGTGGGTTACTGGCAGCTCAAGCTTTCGGCGCAGCCCGATACAGCGGCATTACCGCCGGAATAAGCTCGCGCAGCTCGGCAATGCGGCTGTCGTTGGCCGGATGGGTCGAGAGGAATTCTGGTGGCCCTCCCCTTTCATTTGCCTGACTCATCTTTTGCCACACGCTGACCGATGCCTGCGGATCGAATCCGGCACGGGCCGCCAGTTCGAGTCCGATCTTGTCGGCTTCAATTTCGGCCTTGCGCGAATTGGGCAGGTTGTACAGGATATCGGCAAACTGGCCTGCCATCTTTACCTGCGCTTCCCGCGATTGCATGGCGCCCAGTGCCACCGAGGTGAGCACGTTTTGGGCCGCCGCCTGGGAAATGCGTTCACGCCCGTGCTCGCGCAGCGCATGGGCAATTTCGTGGCCCATCACCATGGCAATCTCGTCGTCGGTCAGCCGGAGCTGGCGGATCAGCCCGGTGTACACGGTAATCTTGCCGCCCGGCGCGACCGACGCGTTCAGGGCCGGCGAATCGATCAGCACGGTTTCCCAGTTCCAGCTCGACGCGTCAGACCGGAAGGCCGGCGCCTGCCGAATCAGGCGGGCCGCAATGCGGCGCAGCCGTTCCAGTTCGGGGCCCTGGGTGACCAGCTTGCCTGCGGCGCGTGCCTTCTCGTTTTGCTCGTTAAAGCTGATCAGCGCCATCTGTTCGACCGTGGCGGCCGGGACGATGAGCAGCTGGCGCCGGTCCACGTCGACCGCCCCGGGGCTGGTGGTGGAG
This region of Massilia sp. PAMC28688 genomic DNA includes:
- a CDS encoding OsmC domain/YcaO domain-containing protein; the protein is MEIKVNFLDKLRLEAKFDDFTVIADQPIRYKGDGSAPGPFDYFLASSALCAAYFVKLYCDTRNISTENIRLSQNNIVDPENRYQQIFKIQVELPADISDKDRQGILRSIDRCTVKKVVQCGPEFVIEEVDNLDADAQALLRLETGSDSATYIVGKDLPLEQTIANMSSVLARLGIKIEIASWRNIVPNVWSLHIRDAHSPMCFTNGKGATKESALASALGEYIERINCNHFYAGAYWGEDIATAPFVHYPDERWFKPGPKDALPAEILDDYCIDIYNPDGELLGTHLYDTNSGNMDRGICSLPFVRQSDGQVVYFPSNLVENLYGSNGMSAGNTLAEAQVQCLSEIFERAVKREIIESEVALPDVPQEVLAKYPGIVAGINGLEEQGFPVLVKDASLGGQYPVMCVTLMNPRTGGVFASFGAHPSLEVALERSLTELLQGRSFEGLNDLPPPTFVSHAVTEPNNFVEHFIDSSGVISWRFFSAKADYDFVEWDFSGQGESSNADEAATLFGILAEMEKEAYVAVYQHLGATACRIVVPGYSEVYPIEDLVWDNTNKALLFRADILNLHQLDDAGLSALLERLENSELDEYSDIATLIGIEFDENTVWGQLTVLELKLLIQLALKSFEGAQDLVGAFLQYNDNTVERRLFYQAMQVVLEVVLDDDMELDDYVVNFRRMFGNERMDAVLGCVDGSVRFHGLTPTSMKLEGLDRHQRLIDSYRKLHVARAAATASS
- a CDS encoding M48 family metallopeptidase; this encodes MAAPLWNRLGAAGAALTLAACASTTSPGAVDVDRRQLLIVPAATVEQMALISFNEQNEKARAAGKLVTQGPELERLRRIAARLIRQAPAFRSDASSWNWETVLIDSPALNASVAPGGKITVYTGLIRQLRLTDDEIAMVMGHEIAHALREHGRERISQAAAQNVLTSVALGAMQSREAQVKMAGQFADILYNLPNSRKAEIEADKIGLELAARAGFDPQASVSVWQKMSQANERGGPPEFLSTHPANDSRIAELRELIPAVMPLYRAAPKA
- a CDS encoding arsinothricin resistance N-acetyltransferase ArsN1 family B, with the protein product MDLRDATADDAPAIVVIYNHYVLNTTISFEESVVTEADMRARIEAVRDSGLPWIVATEGGEIVGYAYATKWRVRHAYRFSVESSVYVANNVARKGIGCALYTALMAQLRDSGVHLVIGGIAQPNPASVALHERMGFVKVALFEEVGFKFGRWIDVGYWQLKLSAQPDTAALPPE